The following proteins come from a genomic window of Populus alba chromosome 12, ASM523922v2, whole genome shotgun sequence:
- the LOC118060630 gene encoding uncharacterized protein: MTSISKSSQFSFFSTITFLVYNLLACSTVITSIPDSTISGAGFKEAQALLKWKASLDNESQSLLSSWNGDTPCKWVGVDCYQAGGIANLSLQNAGLRGTIHSLNFSSFPDLMKLNLSNNSLYGTIPSQISNLSRLTILDLSYNDISGNIPSEISFLKSLRIFSLSNNDMNGSFPPEIGMMSSLSEINLEKNHLTGFLPHSIGNMSHLSKFLVSANKLFGPIPEEVGTMTSLAVLDLNINSLTGVIPRSIGNLTNLLELYLLKNKLSGSVPDEVGNMRSLLYFTLCDNNLSGMIPSSIGNLTSLTVLDLGPNNLTGKVPASLGNLRNLLQLYLPYNNLFGSLPPEINNLTHLEHLQIYSNKFTGHLPRDMCLGGSLLFFAAWGNYFTGPIPKSLRNCTSLLRFFLNRNQISGNISEDFGIYPHLYYMDLSDNEFHGKLSWKWEQFHNLTYLKISRNKISGEIPAELGKASNLKALDLSSNHLVGQIPIELGKLKLLELKLSNNRLLGDISSVIEVLPDVETLDLAANNLSGSIPRQLGKYSQLLFLNLSKNSFKGIIPAEIGYLRFLQSLDLSWNSLMGDLPQELGNLQRLESLNISHNMLSGFIPTTFSSMRGLTTVDVSNNKLEGPIPDIKAFHEAPFQAIHNNTNLCGNATGLKVCETLLGSRPLHRKGKKVVILITLPLLGFLFFFFTLIGGFFILRRRIRSRRKMSMERGDLFSIWGHQGEINHEDIIEATEGFNPSHCIGVGGFAAVYKAALPTGLVVAVKKFHQSPDDEMIGLKAFTSEMHSLLGIRHRNIVKLYGFCSHRKHSFLVYEFLERGSLRTVLDNEEQAMEMDWMKRINLVRGVANALSYLHHNCSPPIVHRDITSNNILLDSEYEAHVSDFGTARLLLPDSSNWTSLAGTAGYTAPELAYTMEVNEKCDVYSFGVVAMEIMMGRRPGDFISSLLSSASSSTTAAICQNTLFKDILDQRLPPPEHRVAAGVVYIAELAFACLNAVPKSRPSMKQVASDFIIRWPPLTKPFSIVELKEVLVHRNASG; the protein is encoded by the exons ATGACATCAATATCCAAATCATCCCAATTTTCCTTCTTCTCCACCATAACTTTCTTGGTTTACAACCTGCTTGCTTGTTCTACCGTCATAACTTCGATTCCTGACAGTACTATTAGCGGTGCAGGATTCAAAGAAGCACAGGCCCTTCTGAAATGGAAAGCCAGTCTTGACAATGAAAGCCAATCCCTCCTGAGTTCATGGAATGGAGACACCCCTTGCAAATGGGTTGGAGTTGATTGTTACCAAGCTGGTGGCATTGCCAATTTAAGTCTTCAGAATGCAGGTTTGAGAGGTACAATTCATAGTCTTAATTTCTCGTCCTTCCCAGACTTGATGAAGCTTAACCTCAGTAACAACTCACTCTATGGAACCATTCCTTCACAAATTAGTAACCTTTCCAGGCTCACCATCCTTGACTTGTCTTACAATGATATTTCAGGAAACATTCCATCTGAAATAAGCTTCTTAAAAAGCCTCAGAATATTTTCGCTATCCAATAATGATATGAATGGTTCCTTCCCTCCAGAAATAGGAATGATGAGTTCACTTTCcgaaataaatttagaaaaaaatcatctcacGGGTTTTCTCCCTCATTCCATAGGAAATATGAGCCACTTATCAAAATTTCTTGTATCTGCTAATAAACTCTTTGGTCCCATACCAGAGGAAGTTGGAACGATGACATCTCTTGCAGTTCTAGACCTGAACATCAACAGCCTAACCGGTGTTATTCCTAGGTCCATAGGAAACTTAACCAACTTGTTAGAACTTTACCTTCTTAAAaacaaactctctggttccGTTCCTGACGAAGTAGGGAACATGAGATCTCTCCTTTACTTTACCCTATGTGATAATAATCTCAGTGGCATGATACCATCTTCTATAGGAAACTTGACATCTCTCACTGTCCTAGACCTTGGACCTAATAACCTAACCGGTAAAGTCCCTGCTTCATTAGGAAATTTGAGAAACTTACTCCAGCTTTACCTTCCATATAACAACCTTTTTGGTTCCTTGCCTCCAGAAATAAATAACCTTACACATTTGGAACATTTGCAAATATATTCTAATAAATTCACTGGACATCTACCCCGAGACATGTGCCTTGGGGgatcccttttgttttttgctgcCTGGGGCAATTATTTTACTGGACCTATCCCAAAAAGTTTGAGAAATTGCACCAGCTTGTTGAGATTCTTTCTTAACAGAAACCAAATTAGTGGAAATATATCTGAAGATTTTGGCATATACCCACATTTATACTACATGGATTTGAGTGATAATGAGTTTCATGGTAAACTTTCATGGAAATGGGAGCAGTTCCATAATCTGACATATCTAAAAATCTCGAGAAATAAAATCTCTGGTGAAATACCGGCTGAGCTAGGAAAGGCATCTAATCTCAAAGCACTTGATCTCTCTTCAAACCATCTAGTTGGTCAAATTCCAATTGAATTGGGAAAGTTGAAGTTGCTTGAACTTAAGCTCAGCAATAACCGACTTTTAGGAGATATTTCTTCAGTTATTGAAGTGTTGCCTGATGTTGAAACACTTGACCTAGCAGCAAACAATTTAAGTGGATCAATTCCCAGACAGCTTGGCAAGTACTCTCAGCTATTATTCTTGAATCTGAGCAAGAATAGTTTCAAAGGGATTATTCCTGCAGAGATAGGGTATTTGCGCTTTCTTCAAAGTCTTGATCTTAGTTGGAATTCTCTGATGGGAGACCTACCACAGGAGCTCGGAAACCTGCAACGGCTAGAGTCCTTGAACATTTCCCACAACATGCTGTCTGGTTTCATTCCAACCACTTTTAGTTCTATGCGAGGCTTGACAACCGTGGATGTTTCCAATAATAAGTTGGAGGGTCCGATTCCTGACATCAAAGCCTTCCATGAGGCTCCATTTCAAGCAATTCACAACAATACCAACCTATGTGGCAATGCTACTGGTTTGAAGGTCTGTGAGACACTCCTAGGAAGCAGGCCTTTGcatagaaagggaaaaaaagttgtCATTTTGATTACACTCCCTCTGttgggatttttatttttttttttcaccttgatTGGAGGTTTCTTCATTCTCCGGCGGAGAATTAGAAGTAGACGAAAAATGTCAATGGAACGCGGAGATCTGTTCTCGATATGGGGCCATCAAGGTGAAATAAATCATGAGGACATCATTGAGGCAACAGAGGGATTCAACCCCAGCCATTGTATTGGAGTAGGAGGGTTTGCAGCTGTCTACAAAGCTGCTCTGCCAACAGGGCTAGTGGTGGCTGTGAAGAAATTTCACCAATCACCAGATGATGAGATGATAGGTTTGAAAGCTTTTACAAGTGAGATGCATTCCTTATTGGGTATACGCCACCGAAACATCGTGAAGCTGTATGGCTTCTGCTCACATAGAAAACACTCTTTTCTGGTTTATGAATTCCTTGAAAGGGGTAGTTTGAGGACTGTTTTAGACAATGAGGAacaagcaatggagatggattGGATGAAGAGGATCAATCTTGTGAGAGGAGTGGCCAATGCTTTGTCCTACCTGCACCACAATTGCTCACCTCCGATCGTTCATCGAGATATTACAAGCAACAATATTCTTTTGGATTCAGAATATGAGGCTCATGTGTCCGACTTTGGCACAGCTAGGCTACTATTGCCTGACTCATCTAACTGGACCTCCCTTGCAGGTACCGCTGGGTACACAGCTCCAG AGCTGGCCTACACAATGGAAGTGAACGAAAAATGTGATGTCTATAGCTTTGGAGTGGTGGCTATGGAAATCATGATGGGAAGGCGTCCAGGCGATTTCATTTCATCTTTGTTGTCATCGGCATCCTCATCAACAACAGCGGCAATTTGTCAGAATACGCTCTTCAAGGACATCTTAGACCAGCGCCTCCCGCCTCCTGAGCATCGGGTTGCAGCAGGTGTGGTCTATATTGCAGAACTAGCATTTGCTTGCTTGAACGCTGTTCCCAAATCTAGGCCATCGATGAAACAAGTTGCTTCGGATTTCATAATTCGATGGCCCCCATTGACAAAGCCATTCTCCATTGTAGAATTGAAAGAAGTTTTGGTTCACAGAAATGCCTCAGGCTGA
- the LOC118060629 gene encoding uncharacterized protein produces the protein MQLKRKCFYNLYSFLLEIPQGHMAPKILLFLTPLLLCYAAFITSPAKGEGLKEAEALLEWKANLDNQSQSFLSSWAGDSPCNWFGISCDKSGSVTNLSLPGSSLSGTIHNLRFSSFANLIKLDLSENSLYGTIPSHISNLSKLTILDLSFNKITGNIPSEISSLKSLTEFSLLSNSMNGSIPASIGNLSNLEYVYFDGNRFTGPIPVEVGNLRSLIHLMLPNNSLSGIIPASIGNMSNLQYIFLHNNELSGSIPAEVGNLRFLIDINLHVNHLSGTIPASMGNLTSSFIATNLGFNNLTGRIPPSLGNLRSLSKLYLHDNSFFGPIPPELNNLTHLSSLQIYSNRFSGHLPQDVCLGGLLQNFSAADNHFTGAIPKTLKNCSSLIRLFLYNNQLSDNISEAFGIYPHLNYIDLNDNELYGELSWKWQQFRSLIALRISGNRISGEIPVELGKTTHLQALDLSSNQIVGRIPKELGKLKLIELTLNDNQLSGDIPFDVTALSSLQKLGLAANNFSATILKQLGKCSELIFLNVSKNRFTGSIPSEMGLLQSLQSLDLSWNSLTGGIAPELGQLLMLVVLNLSHNMLSGFIPTSFIRLQGLTDVDVSYNKLEGPLPDIKAFREASFEAIRNNTNICGNATGLKACDVLIKNRTVHKKGNKVVLLIVLPLLGSLLVLIGCFFIVCRCTKKKRLNEAQSKDVFAQWSPEWELKYENIIEATEGFNSKHCIGEGGYGVVYKAVLPTEQVLAVKKFHQTPEVEKNSLRAFRSEIDVLMGIRHRNIVKLYGFCSHAKHSFLVYEFVERGSLRNVLKNEEQAEEMDWVKRLNLVKGVANALSYMHHDCSPPIIHRDISSNNVLLDSEYEAHVSDFGSARLLMPDSSNWTSFAGTYGYTAPELAYTMKVDEKCDVYSFGVVVLEVILGRHPGNFISSLMSLAASSSSSSPSPSPSVGGNTLLKDVLDQRLPPPEDKLAGGVARVVKLALSCLCSDPQFRPTMRQVSSELTTLRPLLPKPFSTIELNDVLHDRIAIG, from the exons ATGCAGCTTAAGCGCaagtgtttttataatttatattcattcTTGTTAGAAATACCACAAGGCCATATGGCTCCCAAAATCTTGCTCTTTCTCACACCTTTATTGCTTTGTTATGCTGCCTTCATCACTTCTCCTGCTAAAGGTGAAGGATTGAAGGAAGCAGAGGCTCTTCTAGAATGGAAAGCCAACCTCGACAACCAAAGCCAGTCTTTCCTGTCTTCGTGGGCTGGAGACAGCCCTTGCAACTGGTTTGGAATCAGCTGCGACAAGTCTGGCAGCGTCACCAACCTAAGTCTTCCAGGTTCTAGCTTGTCAGGTACAATTCATAATCTCAGATTCTCATCCTTTGCCAATCTGATCAAGCTCGACCTTAGCGAAAACTCACTCTACGGGACCATTCCTTCACATATTAGTAATCTCTCCAAGCTCACTATCCTTGATTTGTCATTCAACAAAATAACCGGAAATATTCCATCTGAAATTAGCTCACTGAAAAGCCTCACAGAATTTTCGCTTCTTTCCAACTCCATGAATGGCTCCATCCCTGCGTCTATAGGAAACTTGAGCAACTTGGAATATGTTTATTTTGACGGGAACAGATTCACCGGTCCCATTCCTGTGGAAGTAGGAAACCTCAGATCTCTCATTCACCTTATGTTGCCTAATAATAGTCTCAGTGGCATAATACCAGCTTCTATAGGAAACATGAGCAACCTGCAATATATTTTCCTTCACAATAATGAACTTTCTGGTTCCATCCCTGCCGAAGTAGGAAACCTGAGATTTCTCATTGACATTAATTTGCATGTAAATCATCTCTCTGGCACAATACCAGCTTCTATGGGAAACTTGACATCATCTTTTATCGCTACAAACTTGGGATTTAATAATCTAACAGGTAGAATTCCTCCATCTTTAGGAAATTTAAGAAGCTTATCTAAGCTTTATCTTCACGATAACAGTTTCTTTGGCCCCATTCCTCCAGAATTGAACAATCTTACACATTTAAGTTCGTTACAGATATATTCTAATAGATTTAGTGGACATCTACCGCAAGATGTGTGCCTTGGTGGGTTACTTCAAAATTTCTCTGCGGCTGATAATCATTTCACTGGAGCTATCccaaaaaccttgaaaaattgCTCTAGCCTGATAAGACTTTTTCTTTATAACAACCAACTTAGTGACAACATATCTGAAGCTTTTGGCATATACCCCCATCTGAACTATATAGATTTGAATGATAATGAATTGTACGGGGAACTTTCATGGAAATGGCAGCAGTTTCGCAGTCTGATAGCCTTGAGAATCTCTGGTAACAGAATCTCTGGTGAAATTCCAGTTGAGCTTGGAAAGACAACTCATCTTCAAGCTCTTGATCTCTCATCAAATCAAATAGTTGGGAGAATTCCTAAGGAATTGGGAAAGTTGAAGCTGATTGAACTTACACTCAATGATAACCAACTTTCAGGTGATATACCTTTTGATGTCACAGCGTTATCTAGTCTTCAAAAGCTTGGCCTGGCTGCAAACAATTTTAGTGCAACAATTCTCAAACAGCTTGGCAAGTGCTCAGAACTGATATTCTTGAATGTGAGCAAGAATAGATTCACCGGGAGTATTCCTTCTGAGATGGGGCTTTTACAGTCTCTTCAAAGTCTTGATCTCAGTTGGAATTCCCTGACAGGAGGCATAGCACCGGAGCTTGGACAACTGCTGATGCTAGTGGTATTGAACCTCTCCCATAACATGCTGTCCGGTTTCATTCCAACCAGTTTTATTAGATTGCAAGGCCTCACAGATGTGGATGTGTCCTATAACAAGTTAGAGGGTCCCCTTCCAGATATCAAAGCTTTTCGTGAGGCATCATTTGAAGCAATTCGCAACAACACCAACATCTGTGGCAATGCTACTGGTTTGAAGGCTTGTGATGTTCTCATAAAAAACAGAACTGTGCATAAAAAGGGCAACAAAGTTGTCCTTCTGATTGTACTTCCTCTGCTGGGCAGTTTGTTGGTCCTCATTGGATGTTTCTTTATTGTTTGCCGATGcacaaagaagaaaaggttaaaTGAAGCACAGAGCAAAGATGTTTTCGCACAATGGAGCCCTGAATGGGAACTGAAGTATGAGAACATCATAGAGGCTACAGAGGGATTCAACTCCAAACATTGCATTGGTGAAGGAGGGTACGGAGTAGTTTACAAAGCTGTGCTTCCAACAGAACAAGTGCTTGCTGTGAAGAAATTTCACCAAACACCAGAAGTTGAGAAGAACAGCTTGAGAGCTTTCAGAAGCGAGATTGATGTCTTAATGGGCATACGGCATCGAAACATTGTCAAGCTGTATGGTTTCTGCTCACATGCCAAACACTCATTCTTGGTTTATGAATTTGTGGAAAGGGGAAGCTTAAGGAATGTACTGAAGAACGAGGAACAAGCAGAAGAGATGGATTGGGTTAAAAGGCTAAATCTTGTCAAAGGGGTGGCCAATGCTTTATCCTACATGCACCATGATTGCTCACCTCCGATAATTCATCGAGACATTTCAAGCAACAATGTTCTCTTGGATTCGGAATACGAGGCTCATGTCTCTGACTTTGGCTCGGCTAGGCTCTTAATGCCTGACTCATCGAATTGGACATCATTTGCTGGCACCTACGGCTACACGGCTCCAG AGTTGGCCTACACAATGAAAGTGGACGAAAAATGTGATGTCTATAGCTTTGGAGTAGTAGTATTGGAAGTGATATTGGGAAGGCATCCAGGAAATTTCATCTCATCTCTGATGTCATTGgccgcctcctcctcctcctcatcaccatcaccatcaccatcagtCGGTGGCAATACGCTCTTGAAGGATGTTTTAGACCAGCGCCTCCCACCACCGGAAGATAAACTTGCAGGGGGTGTGGCCCGTGTCGTAAAACTAGCACTTTCTTGCTTGTGTAGTGATCCCCAATTTCGGCCAACAATGCGACAGGTTTCTTCAGAGCTTACAACTCTTCGGCCTTTATTGCCAAAGCCATTCTCCACGATAGAATTGAATGATGTATTGCATGACAGAATTGCTATTGGCTGA